One Mya arenaria isolate MELC-2E11 chromosome 7, ASM2691426v1 genomic window carries:
- the LOC128241630 gene encoding uncharacterized protein LOC128241630, whose product MSSWWSKVVNKFTLTDTQLVGLSIVLPTGFVSLYVGSLLYRRHKIKTSEYTNESFRILKGYPHIGKILGEDVDISGLFLYNPFTFRSQNQIKLSYPIKGSLGNKASLVSWCSLQTDPEDNNKTYWRVDKLNLWAQVEEEGKHVQWTFFQHPECPEDPEISIERANLEQFKKKNRRIRKKEKEMEGGGGQSGVGMDSDRGGSENRDQKLELTGSKSAEGLIQT is encoded by the exons ATGTCAAGCTGGTGGAGCAAGGTCGTGAACAAGTTTACTCTCACTGATACACAGTTAGTTGGACTGTCAATTGTTTTACCAACAGGTTTTGTATCGTTATATGTTGGATCACTTCTATACAGACGAC ataaaattaaaacatcagAGTATACAAATGAGTCATTTCGCATTCTGAAGGGCTATCCTCACATTGGTAAAATTCTAGGGGAGGATGTAGATATCTCAGGGTTGTTCTTATACAACCCTTTCACCTTCAGATCACAAAACCAGATCAAG TTGTCATATCCAATCAAAGGGTCGCTGGGCAATAAGGCATCTCTCGTGAGTTGGTGTTCACTACAAACAGACCCTGAAGACAACAACAAGACTTa TTGGCGTGTGGACAAACTCAACCTATGGGCTCAAGTTGAAGAAGAAGGGAAACACGTGCAGTGGACATTTTTCCAACACCCGGAATGTCCAGAAGACCCGGAAATCAGCATAGAAAGGGCAAACTTAGAacaatttaaaaagaagaaCAGACGGATACGAAAGAAAGAAAAGGAGATGGAGGGTGGGGGAGGACAAAGTGGTGTGGGGATGGACAGTGACAGGGGCGGGTCAGAAAATAGGGACCAAAAATTGGAATTGACAGGGTCTAAGAGTGCAGAAGGGTTAATTCAGACTTGA
- the LOC128241655 gene encoding myb/SANT-like DNA-binding domain-containing protein 3, translating to MNKRIFYTEREISLLKELVTKRVCVIENKKTDFKSIQEKNRAWLDVSKEFNAFPYVYRRNEKQLKKCWQNLKERSKRREETERHERELAYKGRENDPIFVDETDDKSSLASLIVKQTEMGAGGFDGSENRMEDTDEHIPTVAERLHHCRHSSSGPAEDGGSTSFGYNIEMEHQIREHSARMDLMAAQLRHAREEHELKMEILALKKAVLEAEVHKYGGVLRTMDAT from the exons ATGAATAAACGAATATTTTACACAGAGAGGGAAATTAGTTTACTTAAAGAGCTGGTTACGAAGCGAGTGTGTGTgattgaaaacaagaaaactgACTTTAAATCTATACAAGAGAAGAACCGTGCGTGGTTAGATGTGTCGAAAGAGTTCAATGCATTTCCGTACGTGTATAGAAGGAACGAGAAACAGCTGAAGAAATGTTGGCAGAATTTAAAGGAACGATCGAAGAGGCGGGAGGAGACGGAGCGACACGAACGGGAACTTGCGT ATAAAGGAAGAGAAAATGATCCCATTTTCGTCGACGAAACTGACGACAAATCCAGTTTAGCTTCACTAATAGTCAAGCAAACCGAAATGGGGGCTGGAGGCTTCGATGGCTCGGAGAATCGTATGGAAG ACACCGATGAACACATTCCGACTGTCGCTGAGCGACTCCACCATTGTCGGCATTCCTCTTCCGGTCCAGCAGAAGATGGTGGCTCCACGTCGTTTGGCTATAACATT GAAATGGAACACCAGATACGCGAGCACAGTGCCCGGATGGACCTGATGGCCGCCCAGCTCCGACACGCGAGGGAGGAACATGAACTCAAGATGGAAATACTGGCACTCAAGAAGGCCGTGCTAGAAGCCGAAGTACACAAGTATGGCGGAGTGTTGCGGACAATGGATGCAACATGA